From Aedes albopictus strain Foshan chromosome 1, AalbF5, whole genome shotgun sequence, one genomic window encodes:
- the LOC115256375 gene encoding uncharacterized protein LOC115256375, protein MDVEAACPVAPKPKKRKNSSKPTLQEIALRFISREGNAGSCSIDENSGCSYTQVTCDVGNFVRHFRTQHPNAARKHGLMSEKDTGARKPRAIAKRLIAIDRRLLLESLTKLVCYHNLPLSCVEWEGLKQLMDPIASALDVTLNRGKNKMIIHAIANRVRAALGKEMKNILLSLKVDSASRFHRHILGINVQYVLDGKIVIRTLGMVEIKERQTAAFLKEKILDVIQSYGMSIEQIFSVTVDNGLTPKIWEFIEHYVQAFEPLDICTKKLQERHVSLSDFYIAWLMTINSVRNMFSNPFAQKLTKALTDRLVKLKSSQAFQMALFVDPRLNFLNSKLFNEDEKLHIQTCIKDTWNRIRRLKPSPSEMSANNSSNSNSQFDDFVTELYGGTLSKTANDATDSSFVQQLKALEAEPRQDHTFDVFKHWVKRRESHPELFEVAMVVVATPSNQISVERSFSALALILTSHRVGLGQDALEDILIIKLNRDIFEKEAELIDWDDLVSNVNS, encoded by the exons ATGGACGTAGAAGCTGCCTGTCCTGTTGCGCCGAAGCCGAAAAAACGAAAGAACTCGAGCAAACCAACGCTGCAAGAGATCGCGCTGCGATTTATAAGCCGCGAAGGAAATGCAGGATCATGCAGCATCGACGAAAATAGCGGTTGCTCATACACACAAGTGACGTGCGATGTCGGAAATTTTGTCCGACACTtccgaacccagcatccaaacgCGGCCAGGAAACACGGACTTATGAGCGAGAAGGATACAGGCGCCCGGAAACCACGAGCAATCGCAAAACGCCTCATAGCTATTGATCGGCGTTTGTTGCTCGAATCTTTAACGAAGCTGGTGTGCTATCATAATCTTCCTTTATCTTGCGTCGAGTGGGAAGGTCTCAAGCAATTGATGGACCCAATTGCCTCCGCATTGGATGTGACGCTGAATCGAGGAAAAAACAAAATGATCATTCATGCCATAGCCAACAGGGTTCGTGCCGCTTTGGGAAAGGagatgaaaaatattttactTTCGCTGAAGGTCGATTCCGCTTCGAGATTCCACCGCCATATACTTGGAATCAATGTTCAGTACGTTTTAGACGGAAAAATCGTCATTCGTACTCTTG gCATGGTAGAAATCAAGGAGCGGCAAACAgcagcattcctgaaggaaaagaTTTTAGATGTGATTCAATCGTATGGGATGAGCATAGAACAAATCTTCTCCGTTACTGTCGATAACGGA TTGACGCCTAAAATTTGGGAGTTCATCGAGCACTATGTGCAGGCCTTTGAGCCCTTGGATATCTGCACCAAAAAACTTCAGGAACGGCATGTTTCATTGTCCGATTTCTATATCGCGTGGCTCATGACAATCAACTCAGtacgaaacatgttttcgaatccTTTTGCCCAGAAGTTGACTAAGGCTCTGACAGATCGCTTGGTTAAGTTGAAATCGTCTCAAGCATTCCAGATGGCTCTTTTTGTGGATCCCCGCTTGAACTTCTTGAACTCCAAACTGTTCAACGAAGATGAAAAGCTACATATTCAG ACATGTATCAAGGACACCTGGAACAGAATTCGAAGACTGAAGCCATCACCTTCTGAAATGTCAGCTAACAACAGTTCCAATAGCAATTCTCAATTCGACGATTTCGTGACGGAGCTTTATGGTGGTACTCTGTCGAAGACAGCAAACGATGCAACTGATTCGTCATTTGTCCAACAACTTAAGGCGTTGGAAGCTGAACCTCGTCAAGACCACACATTTGACGTGTTCAAACATTGGGTGAAGCGTAGAGAATCGCATCCGGAGCTTTTCGAGGTTGCTATGGTTGTCGTAGCAACACCCTCGAACCAGATTTCAGTAGAGCGGTCCTTTAGCGCGTTAGCTCTGATTCTCACGTCGCACCGAGTTGGATTGGGACAAGATGCACTAGAAGATATATTGATCATAAAGCTCAACCGGGACATTTTTGAGAAAGAGGCTGAATTGATCGATTGGGATGATCTGGTCAGTAATGTGAATTCTTAG